The Negativicutes bacterium genomic sequence CGGTAAAGTAACTGGCTGAACCTTCACTACTTCACCACCTAAGGTTTTTATCGCCGAGCTTGCTTCTGTTAATTCCGCTTCATACTGCGCACCTTTTAAGGCGATAAAATATCCTCCGACTTTTACAAAGGGCAAGCATAACTCACTTAAAACATTTAACCTAGCAACCGCTCTTGATACCGCAATATCAAAAACTTCCCGTAAAAGCTTATTTTTTCCGCCATCTTCAGCGCGACTATGAACTAAATTAACATTTTCTAAGCCAATTTCAGTTACCACCGCTTCTAAAAACTTTACCCTTTTATTAAGCGAATCTAACAAGGTTAACTCAATCTCATTATTATAAATTTTTAGTGGTAAACCCGGAAACCCTGCTCCGGTTCCAACATCAATCAGTTTGACTTTGCCTTTAAAAAAATCTTCATCATAGCAAGTTAAAGAATCAATCATATGCTTTATCGCTACTTGCTGCGGTTCGGTGATTGCGGTTAAGTTGATCTTTTCATTCCAGCTAATCAATGCTTGATAATATTTATCATAAGCATCAAGTTGCTGTGCTGAAAGCTCTAACTTACTTTTAAGAGCAGCATCTTGTAAAAATTGTTTAAACCCCATTATGCTTCCCCTTTACGACGTTCTTGTTCCAAATAAACTAGCAATACCGAAATATCTGCCGGTGAAATACCGGAGATTCGAGAAGCTTGACCAACCGACAATGGCATAATTTTATTAAGCTTTTGTCGTGCTTCTAAGGCTAAACCTTCAATTTTATTATAATCAAAGTCTTGTGGTAGTAATTTTTCTTCTAATTTTAAAACTTTTTCAATTTGTTCACTTTGTTTTTTGATATAACCTTCGTACTTTGCTAATATTTCTAGCTGATTACTGGATTCAGGCATAATTTCTGGTAAAGCAAACACTTGTTGTAATAAATTATAGGTAATTTCCGTTCTTTTTAACAAATCATACAATGACATTCCGGTATGAATTTCACTGCTACCAATTTGTTTAAGTTTTTCTTGTGTTTCCTTGGTTGGAGTAATGATAGTATTTTGTAACAATGCTAGATTATCAGTTATCTCTTGTTTTTTCTTAGAAAACAATTGATAGCGTTCATCTTTTACTAATCCGATTTGACGACCTTTTTCGGTTAACCGCATATCAGCATTATCTTGTCGTAACAATAAGCGATACTCTGCTCTAGACGTCATTAAGCGGTAGGGCTCATTAGTCCCTTTCGTAACCAAATCATCAATTAAAACTCCAATATAAGCTTCCGCTCTAGTTAAAATTAACGGCTTTTCCTGACGAATTTTCAAGGTTGCATTAATCCCTGCCATCAAACCTTGCGCAGCAGCCTCTTCATAACCCGAAGTACCGTTAGCTTGACCGGCTGAAAATAAACCATCAATTTCTTTAAATTCTAAGGATGGTTTTAATTGCGTCGGATCAACACAGTCATATTCAATCGCATAAGCCGGTCTCATAATTTCAACATTTTCTAGCCCCTTGATTGTTCTTAAAAACGCATATTGAACATCAATCGGCAAGCTGGTTGACATCCCTTGAACATACATTTCATTAGTATCAAGACCCTCTGGTTCAACAAAGAGTTGGTGAGCTTCTTTATCGGCAAATCTAAATAATTTATCTTCAATCGACGGACAATATCTTGGACCAATGCCCTCTACCACTCCGGTAAACATTGGCGCCCGATGAAAATTAGCTCTAATAATTTCATGAGTTTTAGGATTAGTATAACTAAGCCAACAAGGAACTTGCTCTAATTTATTTTCCTTTGTCATAAAGGAAAAATGATTAACCTTTTCATCACCAGGTTGAATCGTCATTTTAGAATAATCTAAACTGCGTTTATTAACCCGTGCCGGAGTTCCGGTTTTAAAACGCATTAATTTTACGCCAATTTCTTTTAACGAAGTAGACAAATTTTCCGCTGATCGCTGTCCACTCGGACCACCACTATACATTGTTTCACCAATAATTATTTTTCCGCGCAAATAAGTACCGGTCGCAATAATAACAGTTTTACATAAAAACTCTTCGCCGGTTTCTGCTTTAACACTCTTAACGGTAGCATCTTCTACTATAATTTTTTCAATTAAAACTTGTTTGGTATCCAAGTTTTCTTGATTTTCAATAACCTTTTTCATTGAAACATGATAAAGATTTTTATCAGATTGTGATCTTAAGGCATGAACAGCCGGCCCTTTACTGGTGTTTAGCATTCGCATTTGAATCGACGCTTTATCACCATTAATGCCCATCTCGCCACCTAAGGCATCAATCTCTCTAATTAAATGCCCTTTTGCCGGTCCTCCAATGGACGGATTACATGGCATCATCGCAATATTATCTAAACTTAATGTTGTCAATAAAGTCTTTGCACCCATTCTGGCAGCCGCTAGCGCCGCTTCACAACCAGCATGACCGGCACCAATTACCACAACATCATATGTACCTGCAATAAACAAATTATTCACTCCCTACTTACCAATACAAAACTGGGTGAAAATCTGATCAATAATATCATCACTGACCGTATCACCGGTAATTTCACCAAGTTTTTCCCAAGCTGTCCGTAAATCAATAACAATACAATCCGCCGGCATCGCGCTTTCAATGGTTAATAATACTTCATCTAAGTTTTTAAGTACTGTTCTTAATAAATCGGCTTGTCTAACATTATTAACAAATACCCCTTCACTTTGTGGCATCTTGCCGTGATACACCATATTGACTATTTCCTGCTTTAATTCATTTAATCCGACTTCATCAATTGTCGAAATTTTTATTATTTTTTTATCTTGTACCAAGGTTTGAACATAAGCACAATCTAACACCTCGGTTAAATCACTTTTATTAACTAAAATAATTGCTTTTTTATCTTTTATCTTTAATAAAATTTCTTCATCTTCTCTGGTCAAAGCTTTTGAGCTATCTAATAATACTAAAATTAAATCAGCATTATCAATAAAAGTTTTAGCTTTTTCCACCCCTAATTGTTCCACAAAATCATCAGTTTCTCTAATACCAGCAGTATCAATAATTTTTAGCGGAATGCCTTCAATATTAATAAATTCCTCGATAATATCACGCGTCGTTCCCGGAATATCAGTTACTATCGCCCGTTGCTCTTTTAATAAAGCATTTAACAAACTCGATTTACCCACATTAGGTTTTCCAATAATCGCTGTTTCTAAGCCTTCACGCAATATTTTTCCGGTATCGGCAGTTGCTACTAAATCATTAATTTCCGCTACTAAATTATTAACCTTTTGTTTAACATCGGCAATCGCAAATTCCTCAATTTCATCTTCCGGAAAATCAATCGAGGCTTCTAAATGTGCTATCATTCCTAATAATTCATGGCGAAAAGAACTTATTTTGTCAGCAAATTGACCTGACAAATGCCCCAGTGCCATTTTCAGCGAAGCATCGGTTTTTGATCTGATAATATCCATCACGGCTTGTGCTTGTGTTAAATCTAACCGCCCATTTAAAAACGCCCTTTTAGTAAACTCTCCCGGCTCTGCCAAGCGTGCGCCTTGTCTTAAGGTTAAGTCTAAAATATGCTTAACTGTTAACGAGCCACCATGGCAGTGAATTTCCACTACATCTTCTCTAGTATAAGTATTGGGTGCTTTCATTATGATTAAAATAACTTCATCTAAAATTTCTCCGTCAGCAATAATATGCCCATAAGAAACTTGATGTGTTTTTATATCTTCAGCTTTTTTTCCATTAATCCCGCGAAAAATATTATTGGCAATTTCAATTGCCTTATTACCACTTATTCTAATAATGCCAATTCCACCATCACCTAACGCTGTTGCTACGGCACTGATAGTATCATCGTGAATCACAAAATTTACCTCCATTTTGCTGATTTTGCTTGTACTTTACAATCAACAAAACCCAGTAATAATTATTACTGGGTTTTTCATTTAATTATCTTTTTAACGCAATAACAACCTTACGAAAAGGTTCTTCACCATCACTATAAGTCAAGATACGGCGATCATCTTGTAGCGCAGTATGAATTACTTTGCGTTCATGTCGATTCATTGGCTCCAGTGTTATTTTTTCACCAGTTCTTTTAACTTTATCAGCTAATCTATTAGCTAAACGACATAAAGTATCTTCACGTCTTTTTCGATAATCTTCAATATCAATTATGATTTTAACCTTAGCTTCACTCATATCACTATTAGCCGCTAAATTCGTTAAATATTGCAATGAATCAAGCGTTTGTCCGTGCTTGCCGATTAAAATACCTAAATTATCGCCTGATAATTTAAATAAAATATGTTCAGCACACTCCACTTTTTCAATATTTACCGTAATATTCATTGCACTAAAAATATCTTCTAAAAATTTAGTAGCAATCTCAATCGGACTATTCTTCTTCACTGATACTCTAATTTTCGCCGGTTTATTACCAATAAAGCCAAATAATCCTTTACTAGGCTCTTCTAGTACTTCATAGTCAACCTGATTTTCATCAACATTAAGCTCTCTTAATGCCTCACTAAGAGCTTCTTCCACAGTTTTAGCAGTCTTCTCTATTGTCAACATCTCTTAAACTGCCCCCTCTTTAACTTTAGCCTCATCACGATACATCCACCATTGTTGAATAATTTGAGCAATATTACTAACTACCCAATATAGTACTAATCCTGAAGGAAAATTAATGCTAATATAACCAATAAAAATTGGCATAAAATACATCATCATTTTAGTTTGCGGATTATCATCATTCATGGTTTGTTTTTGCTGAATATATGTTGTTACTGCTGATAAAATTGGTAAAACATAAATATGATCAGCTACTGATAAATTACTCAACCAAAAAAAAGTCGGATCACCGATATAACTATAATCTCTAATCGCAAAGAATATTCCCATTAAAATCGGCATTTGCGCTAATAATGGTAAACAACCTGCTAACGGATTAACACCGGAATTTTTATATAATGCGGCCATTTCTTGTTGTAATTTTTCCGGTTTATCTTTGAATTTTTCTTGAAGTTCTTTCATTTTAGGCTGCAAATCCTGCATTGCCTTCATGGATTTAATTTGCTTTACAGTCAATGGATATAGCAAAATTTTAATAACAATTGTCATTAAAATAATTGCCACACCATAATTGGCAAAACCGATATAACCACTAATATTATAAAAAACCGTCAAAATTGCTTGTAAAAAAGCAATGAAACTATCGAACAAAAAACTCAACTCCACACTTTAATTTTATTTTATCATTTAACAGGATCATAACCACCGGGGTGAAAAGGATGACATTTTAAAATCCGCTTCACCGTCAGTGATAGACCTTTTATGACCCCATATTTTTCAAAAGCTACAATTGCATATTCCGAGCAAGTTGGCACAAACCTACAGGTCGGCGGTTTTAGCGGTGAAATAAATAATCTGTAAAACTTGATCAGTAAAATAATCAGCTTATTCATAATCACTCCAAAATATTAGCTTTTTTAGCAATATCCAAAAAAGCTTTTTCCGCCACAGTATATTTTACCGTCGTAAGATTTTTTCTGCCAACCAGCAATAAATCAATTCCCTTTATCAATTGAAATTGATTTAAACGATAAACTTCCCTTAATAAACGCTTCACCCGATTACGAGTCACAGCATTTCCTAATTTTTTTCCTGCCGCAAATCCTACTTTAGAATGCTGATCGTTTCTTTTTAAGATATAAACAACCAACATTCTATTAGCGTAAGATTTACCAAGACGATAAACAGTTTGAAAATTCTTATTTTTTTTTAAAACTAAATTCTTTGACAAATTATACATAAATATTATCCATCCTGCTATATGGAAAAAATAGGCCACTAATGCGGCCTACTAAGCAGATAATTTTTTTCTGCCTCTAGCACGTCTTCTTTTTAAAACAAGACGACCACCTCTGGTCTTCATGCGCTCACGAAAGCCGTGCGTTCTTTTTCTCCACAATGTATTTGGTTGATAAGTGCGTTTCATATCTATAACACCTCC encodes the following:
- the rsmG gene encoding 16S rRNA (guanine(527)-N(7))-methyltransferase RsmG, which codes for MGFKQFLQDAALKSKLELSAQQLDAYDKYYQALISWNEKINLTAITEPQQVAIKHMIDSLTCYDEDFFKGKVKLIDVGTGAGFPGLPLKIYNNEIELTLLDSLNKRVKFLEAVVTEIGLENVNLVHSRAEDGGKNKLLREVFDIAVSRAVARLNVLSELCLPFVKVGGYFIALKGAQYEAELTEASSAIKTLGGEVVKVQPVTLPDLADVRAVIYIKKVQPMAAKYPRKAGQIEKNPLI
- the mnmG gene encoding tRNA uridine-5-carboxymethylaminomethyl(34) synthesis enzyme MnmG, whose protein sequence is MFIAGTYDVVVIGAGHAGCEAALAAARMGAKTLLTTLSLDNIAMMPCNPSIGGPAKGHLIREIDALGGEMGINGDKASIQMRMLNTSKGPAVHALRSQSDKNLYHVSMKKVIENQENLDTKQVLIEKIIVEDATVKSVKAETGEEFLCKTVIIATGTYLRGKIIIGETMYSGGPSGQRSAENLSTSLKEIGVKLMRFKTGTPARVNKRSLDYSKMTIQPGDEKVNHFSFMTKENKLEQVPCWLSYTNPKTHEIIRANFHRAPMFTGVVEGIGPRYCPSIEDKLFRFADKEAHQLFVEPEGLDTNEMYVQGMSTSLPIDVQYAFLRTIKGLENVEIMRPAYAIEYDCVDPTQLKPSLEFKEIDGLFSAGQANGTSGYEEAAAQGLMAGINATLKIRQEKPLILTRAEAYIGVLIDDLVTKGTNEPYRLMTSRAEYRLLLRQDNADMRLTEKGRQIGLVKDERYQLFSKKKQEITDNLALLQNTIITPTKETQEKLKQIGSSEIHTGMSLYDLLKRTEITYNLLQQVFALPEIMPESSNQLEILAKYEGYIKKQSEQIEKVLKLEEKLLPQDFDYNKIEGLALEARQKLNKIMPLSVGQASRISGISPADISVLLVYLEQERRKGEA
- the mnmE gene encoding tRNA uridine-5-carboxymethylaminomethyl(34) synthesis GTPase MnmE, with translation MIHDDTISAVATALGDGGIGIIRISGNKAIEIANNIFRGINGKKAEDIKTHQVSYGHIIADGEILDEVILIIMKAPNTYTREDVVEIHCHGGSLTVKHILDLTLRQGARLAEPGEFTKRAFLNGRLDLTQAQAVMDIIRSKTDASLKMALGHLSGQFADKISSFRHELLGMIAHLEASIDFPEDEIEEFAIADVKQKVNNLVAEINDLVATADTGKILREGLETAIIGKPNVGKSSLLNALLKEQRAIVTDIPGTTRDIIEEFINIEGIPLKIIDTAGIRETDDFVEQLGVEKAKTFIDNADLILVLLDSSKALTREDEEILLKIKDKKAIILVNKSDLTEVLDCAYVQTLVQDKKIIKISTIDEVGLNELKQEIVNMVYHGKMPQSEGVFVNNVRQADLLRTVLKNLDEVLLTIESAMPADCIVIDLRTAWEKLGEITGDTVSDDIIDQIFTQFCIGK
- a CDS encoding protein jag, with the protein product MLTIEKTAKTVEEALSEALRELNVDENQVDYEVLEEPSKGLFGFIGNKPAKIRVSVKKNSPIEIATKFLEDIFSAMNITVNIEKVECAEHILFKLSGDNLGILIGKHGQTLDSLQYLTNLAANSDMSEAKVKIIIDIEDYRKRREDTLCRLANRLADKVKRTGEKITLEPMNRHERKVIHTALQDDRRILTYSDGEEPFRKVVIALKR
- a CDS encoding membrane protein insertase YidC, whose translation is MELSFLFDSFIAFLQAILTVFYNISGYIGFANYGVAIILMTIVIKILLYPLTVKQIKSMKAMQDLQPKMKELQEKFKDKPEKLQQEMAALYKNSGVNPLAGCLPLLAQMPILMGIFFAIRDYSYIGDPTFFWLSNLSVADHIYVLPILSAVTTYIQQKQTMNDDNPQTKMMMYFMPIFIGYISINFPSGLVLYWVVSNIAQIIQQWWMYRDEAKVKEGAV
- the yidD gene encoding membrane protein insertion efficiency factor YidD, which codes for MNKLIILLIKFYRLFISPLKPPTCRFVPTCSEYAIVAFEKYGVIKGLSLTVKRILKCHPFHPGGYDPVK
- the rnpA gene encoding ribonuclease P protein component; its protein translation is MYNLSKNLVLKKNKNFQTVYRLGKSYANRMLVVYILKRNDQHSKVGFAAGKKLGNAVTRNRVKRLLREVYRLNQFQLIKGIDLLLVGRKNLTTVKYTVAEKAFLDIAKKANILE
- the rpmH gene encoding 50S ribosomal protein L34 gives rise to the protein MKRTYQPNTLWRKRTHGFRERMKTRGGRLVLKRRRARGRKKLSA